One genomic region from Streptomyces sp. NBC_01431 encodes:
- a CDS encoding HdeD family acid-resistance protein, with product MTTTSTPAPATDPQDTLAGLGASWLWALGLALATLIPGIIVLVWPDETLHVLAVLIGLHFLLRGGFVFVTAFAHSDTEGGGRLMRALLALGAVLIGVLCLRHPLQTIAALALVVGVFWLLSGLMTVYVALANRGLPHRGLAIAAGALGVVAGIVVLGYPVASAVALARLLGLWLVLLGVAETAMAFALRGAVRREQAAAEKAGGTL from the coding sequence ATGACCACCACATCAACCCCCGCACCGGCGACGGATCCCCAAGACACGCTGGCCGGCCTCGGGGCTTCCTGGCTCTGGGCGCTCGGTCTCGCACTCGCGACGTTGATACCCGGCATCATCGTGCTCGTCTGGCCGGACGAGACCCTGCACGTGCTGGCCGTCCTGATCGGGCTGCACTTCCTGCTCAGGGGCGGTTTCGTCTTCGTGACCGCCTTCGCCCACTCGGATACCGAAGGAGGAGGGCGTCTCATGCGCGCCCTCCTCGCCCTGGGGGCCGTGCTGATCGGGGTGCTGTGTCTGCGGCACCCGCTGCAGACGATCGCCGCGCTGGCCCTCGTCGTCGGCGTGTTCTGGCTGCTGTCCGGGCTGATGACCGTGTATGTCGCGCTCGCCAACCGCGGCCTCCCGCACCGGGGTCTGGCCATCGCGGCGGGTGCGCTCGGGGTCGTGGCCGGCATCGTGGTGCTCGGCTATCCGGTTGCGTCCGCGGTCGCCCTGGCCCGGCTGCTCGGCCTTTGGCTGGTGCTCCTGGGCGTCGCGGAAACGGCGATGGCGTTTGCCCTGCGCGGTGCGGTACGGCGGGAGCAGGCGGCGGCCGAGAAAGCGGGCGGAACGCTGTGA
- a CDS encoding DUF7144 family membrane protein, which translates to MATTAPHDHRSAGVPAAATGLTFFAAVMLAIAGILDLFRGIMAIAQDDVFVRTPNYVFKFDLTSWGWIQLVLGAIAILVSIGLFAAATWARVVGVGIAALLIIANFLSIPYYPVWSLTLIALYGFTIWALCVVKPGSLND; encoded by the coding sequence ATGGCCACCACCGCCCCACACGATCACCGCTCGGCAGGCGTGCCTGCGGCCGCCACCGGCCTGACCTTCTTCGCCGCTGTGATGCTGGCCATCGCAGGCATCCTCGACCTGTTCCGCGGGATCATGGCGATCGCCCAGGACGACGTGTTCGTGAGAACCCCCAACTACGTCTTCAAGTTCGACCTGACCAGTTGGGGCTGGATCCAACTGGTCCTGGGTGCGATCGCCATCCTCGTGAGCATCGGCCTGTTCGCGGCGGCCACCTGGGCGAGAGTCGTCGGAGTGGGCATCGCGGCGCTGCTGATCATCGCCAACTTCCTGTCCATCCCGTACTACCCGGTGTGGTCTCTGACCCTGATCGCCCTGTACGGGTTCACCATCTGGGCCCTGTGCGTGGTCAAGCCGGGGTCGCTCAACGACTAG
- a CDS encoding alpha/beta hydrolase, translated as MDSRRLLRTSAIAAATAGLLISGCSSGSSSTSATASPKGARNAAPADAPTSEALTPYYTQKLSWRACGVGKFECATLKAPLDYAKPAGGSVNLAVSRVKATGPGKRIGSLLVNPGGPGGSAVGYLQSYAGIGYPAPVRARYDMAAIDPRGVARSEPVECLTGKEMDAYTEVDQTPDDPAEQAALTKAFKDFANGCEAKSGKILPHVSTVEAARDMDIFRAVLGDQKLYYVGASYGTFLGATYAELFPARTGRLVLDGAMDPSLSSLNMNRDQTAGFETAFQSFAADCIKQKDGCPLGTDSVEDASARMEKFFRDADAEPIPTGQSRRLGESLATTGVIAAMYDQDAWPELRTALSRAMKGDGAGLLTLADSYYERDKSGNYANLMYANAAVNCLDLPPAFAGPAEVRAALPAFEQASPVFGAGFAWASLNCAYWPLRATGTPHRIEARGAAPILVVGTTRDPATPYKWAQSLAAQLSSGTLLTFEGDGHTAYGRGSDCIDTAINTYLLDGTPPPRDKRCS; from the coding sequence ATGGACTCAAGGCGCCTGCTCCGCACCTCGGCCATCGCCGCCGCGACCGCTGGCCTGCTCATCTCCGGCTGTTCGTCGGGCAGTTCGTCCACGTCCGCGACCGCGTCCCCCAAGGGGGCGAGGAACGCGGCCCCGGCCGACGCCCCCACGAGCGAGGCCCTCACCCCGTACTACACGCAGAAGCTGAGCTGGCGGGCGTGCGGTGTCGGCAAGTTCGAGTGCGCCACGTTGAAGGCGCCGCTCGACTACGCCAAGCCCGCCGGCGGATCGGTCAACCTCGCGGTCTCGCGGGTGAAGGCGACCGGGCCGGGCAAGCGGATCGGCTCGCTCCTGGTCAACCCCGGCGGCCCGGGGGGCTCGGCGGTGGGCTACCTCCAGTCGTACGCGGGCATCGGCTATCCCGCGCCGGTCCGGGCCCGCTACGACATGGCGGCCATCGACCCGCGCGGCGTGGCCCGCAGCGAGCCCGTCGAATGCCTCACGGGCAAGGAGATGGACGCGTACACGGAGGTCGACCAGACCCCCGACGACCCGGCCGAACAGGCCGCCCTGACCAAGGCGTTCAAGGATTTCGCGAACGGCTGCGAGGCCAAGTCGGGCAAGATCCTTCCGCATGTCTCCACGGTCGAGGCAGCTCGTGACATGGACATCTTCAGGGCGGTGCTCGGCGACCAGAAGCTGTACTACGTGGGCGCCTCGTACGGCACGTTCCTCGGGGCGACGTACGCCGAGCTCTTCCCCGCGCGCACCGGCCGGCTCGTCCTGGACGGGGCGATGGACCCCTCCCTCTCCTCGCTCAACATGAACCGGGACCAGACGGCGGGCTTCGAGACGGCCTTCCAGTCCTTCGCGGCGGACTGCATCAAACAGAAGGACGGCTGCCCGCTCGGCACGGACTCCGTCGAGGACGCGTCGGCCCGGATGGAGAAGTTCTTCAGGGACGCCGACGCCGAGCCGATCCCCACCGGCCAGAGCCGCCGGCTCGGCGAGTCCCTGGCCACGACGGGCGTCATCGCCGCGATGTACGACCAGGACGCGTGGCCCGAACTGCGCACCGCGCTGTCCCGCGCGATGAAGGGCGACGGCGCGGGTCTGCTGACCCTGGCGGACTCGTACTACGAGCGCGACAAGAGCGGCAACTACGCGAACCTGATGTACGCCAACGCCGCTGTGAACTGCCTCGACCTGCCACCCGCCTTCGCCGGGCCCGCCGAGGTGAGGGCGGCGCTGCCCGCGTTCGAGCAGGCTTCCCCGGTGTTCGGGGCCGGCTTCGCGTGGGCGAGCCTGAACTGCGCGTACTGGCCGCTGAGGGCCACCGGCACCCCGCACCGCATCGAGGCGCGGGGTGCCGCCCCGATCCTGGTCGTCGGCACCACCCGCGACCCCGCGACCCCCTACAAGTGGGCCCAGTCCCTCGCCGCCCAGCTCTCCTCCGGCACGCTGCTCACGTTCGAGGGCGACGGCCACACCGCGTACGGCCGCGGCAGCGACTGCATCGACACCGCGATCAACACCTACCTCCTCGACGGCACCCCGCCGCCCCGGGACAAGCGCTGCTCATAG
- a CDS encoding Rv1733c family protein — protein MRTKVRFWRWRRNELKRRSDIAETWTRVAAGTLLVIGAPMAGAATATAAYEATLHQHGDWHQASAVLTEDAPTSANALPAEHGHVRATIRWKDPAGTTHTGRALVTPAADAGTRTTIWLDDSGALHDAPPTPSEAAAQGAVFGGTAAGITCLFALSGRRIVQWRLDRSRAAAWEREWAAIGPEWGHHHA, from the coding sequence ATGCGTACGAAGGTCAGGTTCTGGCGCTGGCGCCGCAACGAACTGAAGCGCCGCTCGGACATCGCCGAGACCTGGACGCGCGTCGCCGCCGGCACACTGCTGGTCATCGGCGCTCCGATGGCGGGCGCGGCGACCGCGACGGCTGCCTACGAGGCCACACTGCACCAGCACGGCGACTGGCATCAGGCTTCCGCCGTCCTGACCGAGGACGCCCCCACCAGCGCAAACGCCCTGCCCGCAGAACACGGGCACGTCCGCGCAACCATCCGCTGGAAAGACCCCGCCGGCACGACCCACACCGGCCGGGCCCTGGTGACCCCGGCCGCCGACGCCGGCACCCGGACCACGATCTGGCTGGACGACAGCGGCGCTCTGCACGACGCCCCGCCCACGCCCAGCGAGGCCGCAGCGCAGGGCGCGGTCTTCGGAGGCACCGCGGCCGGCATCACGTGTCTGTTCGCGCTGAGTGGCAGGCGGATCGTGCAATGGCGGCTGGACCGTTCGCGTGCAGCGGCGTGGGAGCGTGAGTGGGCAGCGATCGGCCCTGAGTGGGGCCACCACCATGCCTAG
- a CDS encoding cation:proton antiporter domain-containing protein → MSSGAWTGLAVAGVTAAYALGSRRLLPGLTAWELALVGAILAPTDAALGKTAISDRRVPALVRQGLNVESGLNDGMVLPFYVLFLAAIPGTTYAHEGVAGVFWRALLHSGTLGLLIGQGGGRLLQAARRRGWVTKEWRGVYWPS, encoded by the coding sequence ATGAGCAGTGGCGCCTGGACCGGGCTGGCAGTAGCGGGTGTCACTGCCGCGTACGCTCTCGGATCGCGTCGGCTGCTGCCCGGACTCACCGCCTGGGAACTGGCGCTGGTCGGCGCGATCCTCGCGCCCACCGACGCGGCCCTTGGGAAGACCGCCATCTCCGACCGCCGCGTTCCGGCCTTGGTACGCCAGGGCCTCAACGTGGAGAGCGGTCTCAACGACGGCATGGTCCTGCCGTTCTACGTCCTCTTCCTGGCCGCCATCCCCGGCACGACCTACGCACACGAGGGCGTGGCCGGCGTCTTCTGGCGCGCTCTGCTGCACAGCGGCACCCTCGGCCTGCTGATCGGCCAAGGCGGCGGTCGCCTGTTGCAGGCGGCCCGGCGCAGGGGATGGGTCACGAAGGAATGGCGGGGCGTGTACTGGCCGTCGTGA
- a CDS encoding DUF2252 domain-containing protein → MVTTNHGALTASERAERGKRVRARVPRSSHALFEPDEKRPDPVDVIEGQSATRVPELVPIRYGRMLESPFRFYRGAASIMACDLGSAPHTGLLVQLCGDAHLLNFRLLASPERHLVFDINDFDETLPGPFEWDVKRLAASLVIAGRANAFSAAECGETVRSGVRAYRERMRELAGLRTLDVWYARDDADRLETLLSERPGKSARQRVSTASAKARGRTGLQAAGKLTALVDGARRITPDPPLITPLVDLLPDAERDELEHTLRRLVAGYARSLSTERRHLLSRFRVVDMARKVVGVGSVGTRCWIVLLLGRDDEDPLLLQAKEAGESVLAAHVGASEYENQGQRVVAGQRLMQTAADIFLGWESVTGIDGRPRDFYVRQLRDWKGIAQPETMDPKTLALFGQLCGASLARAHARSGDPIAIAAYLGGGDAFDRALADFATAYADQNERDHRALADAVGAGRVTARTDAAP, encoded by the coding sequence ATGGTCACGACGAACCACGGTGCTCTCACCGCATCCGAACGTGCGGAGCGTGGCAAAAGAGTGCGGGCCCGTGTGCCGCGCTCCAGCCACGCCCTTTTCGAGCCGGATGAGAAGCGGCCCGATCCGGTCGACGTGATCGAAGGGCAGTCGGCCACCCGTGTGCCGGAACTCGTGCCGATCCGGTACGGCCGGATGCTCGAGTCGCCGTTCCGCTTCTACCGGGGCGCGGCCTCGATCATGGCCTGCGATCTCGGCTCCGCGCCCCATACCGGACTGCTGGTTCAGCTCTGTGGCGACGCGCATCTGCTGAACTTCCGGCTGCTCGCCTCCCCCGAGCGTCATCTCGTCTTCGACATCAACGACTTCGACGAGACCCTGCCGGGACCGTTCGAGTGGGACGTCAAGCGGCTCGCCGCGAGCCTGGTGATCGCCGGCCGTGCCAACGCGTTCTCGGCCGCGGAATGCGGCGAGACCGTACGGAGTGGCGTACGTGCCTACCGCGAGCGGATGCGTGAGCTCGCCGGCCTGCGCACGCTCGACGTCTGGTACGCGCGGGACGACGCCGACCGGCTTGAGACGCTGTTGTCCGAACGGCCGGGCAAGAGCGCCCGTCAGCGGGTCTCCACGGCGTCCGCGAAGGCGCGCGGCAGGACGGGCCTGCAGGCAGCCGGAAAGCTCACGGCCTTGGTCGACGGTGCGCGCCGGATCACCCCGGATCCCCCGCTGATCACTCCGCTCGTCGACCTGCTTCCCGACGCCGAGCGGGACGAGCTGGAGCACACTCTTCGCCGGCTGGTCGCCGGCTACGCGCGCAGTCTGTCGACCGAGCGGCGGCACCTCCTCAGCCGCTTCCGCGTGGTGGACATGGCGCGCAAGGTGGTCGGGGTCGGCAGCGTCGGCACCCGTTGCTGGATCGTCCTTCTGCTGGGCCGCGACGACGAGGATCCGCTGCTGTTGCAGGCCAAAGAGGCCGGTGAGTCGGTTCTCGCCGCCCATGTGGGCGCGAGTGAGTACGAGAACCAAGGGCAGCGGGTGGTGGCCGGGCAGCGCCTCATGCAGACGGCTGCCGACATCTTCCTCGGCTGGGAGAGCGTCACCGGCATCGACGGCCGACCGCGCGACTTCTATGTCCGGCAGCTGCGGGACTGGAAGGGCATAGCCCAGCCCGAGACCATGGATCCCAAGACTCTGGCGCTCTTCGGCCAACTGTGCGGAGCCTCGCTGGCCCGCGCCCACGCCCGCTCCGGCGACCCGATCGCCATCGCCGCCTACCTCGGTGGCGGCGACGCTTTCGACCGGGCGCTGGCCGACTTCGCGACTGCCTACGCCGACCAGAACGAACGCGACCATCGGGCGCTGGCCGATGCGGTCGGCGCGGGGCGGGTCACCGCTCGTACGGATGCAGCGCCCTGA
- a CDS encoding YhjD/YihY/BrkB family envelope integrity protein: MDTATRLAAQAFLAALPALFVIAAFAPAASQEQLRSSLRAVVGLEGASAEQVSRIYQVNGETRGDTWGTIGILVTILSATSCSRVLQRLCERAWHLPHLRTHLVIWLWVAWLLVWLAALLFQGTVRDGFGVGPALGVPLTVIASTLLWWWTQHLLPGSRVPWLPLLPAAVLTGGGAVAVSAASTVFLPDMLNRGPAQFGPLGPVFTLLSWLIALFTVITAGIAIGYVLAHEKRLARYLLTREGGASRPRAVPATGSEPAGRTDGPRR, from the coding sequence TTGGATACCGCCACCCGCTTGGCCGCCCAGGCGTTCCTGGCCGCGCTGCCGGCGCTGTTCGTCATCGCGGCCTTCGCCCCGGCGGCGTCGCAGGAGCAGTTGCGGAGTTCGCTCCGCGCCGTCGTCGGACTCGAAGGCGCCTCCGCCGAGCAGGTCAGCCGCATCTACCAGGTCAATGGCGAAACACGGGGCGACACTTGGGGCACCATCGGAATCCTCGTCACGATCCTGTCGGCCACGTCGTGCAGCCGCGTACTCCAGCGTCTGTGCGAACGGGCATGGCATCTGCCGCACCTGAGAACCCACCTGGTGATCTGGCTCTGGGTGGCATGGCTGTTGGTGTGGCTGGCCGCCCTGCTCTTCCAGGGGACCGTCCGCGACGGCTTCGGCGTCGGACCCGCGCTCGGTGTACCGCTCACCGTCATCGCGAGCACCCTGCTGTGGTGGTGGACCCAGCACCTCTTGCCCGGCAGCCGCGTTCCCTGGCTGCCACTCCTCCCCGCGGCGGTGCTGACCGGCGGCGGAGCAGTCGCCGTATCTGCCGCGTCCACCGTGTTCCTGCCGGACATGCTCAACCGCGGCCCGGCCCAATTCGGCCCCCTGGGCCCGGTGTTCACACTCCTGTCGTGGCTGATCGCCCTCTTCACCGTGATCACGGCGGGCATCGCCATCGGTTACGTTCTCGCCCACGAGAAGCGGCTCGCCCGGTATCTGCTCACTCGGGAAGGCGGCGCATCTCGGCCACGTGCAGTCCCAGCGACTGGAAGCGAGCCAGCAGGCCGTACAGATGGGCCTCGTCGGTGA
- a CDS encoding SHOCT domain-containing protein, which translates to MMWFFLWVMWLILLFRVIGDIFRDDVLSGWGKAGWTLFVCVLPFLGVFIYLIARGRGMGRREARQAQKQEQAFRSYVQEAAADAPASGVTRADELAKLAGLHNHGDITDSEYEKAKTKVLAA; encoded by the coding sequence ATGATGTGGTTCTTCCTGTGGGTCATGTGGTTGATCCTTCTGTTCAGGGTGATCGGCGACATCTTCCGCGACGACGTCCTCAGCGGCTGGGGCAAGGCCGGCTGGACGCTCTTCGTCTGCGTGCTGCCCTTCCTGGGCGTCTTCATCTACCTGATCGCCCGGGGCAGGGGAATGGGCCGTCGCGAGGCGCGGCAGGCACAGAAGCAGGAGCAGGCCTTCCGCTCCTACGTGCAAGAAGCGGCCGCCGACGCTCCGGCATCCGGCGTGACCAGGGCGGACGAGCTGGCCAAGCTCGCCGGCCTGCACAACCACGGCGACATCACCGACTCCGAGTACGAGAAGGCCAAGACCAAGGTCCTCGCCGCTTGA
- a CDS encoding LuxR C-terminal-related transcriptional regulator: protein MTLVNGSAGAGKTLLVADWIVASDPPENVAWLTVESEDNGPGIFWTYVLEAMRHHGLDLPDDVGSPARPGEVDHSLLARVAAHLSASREAVILVLDEFDRVAGSVEIADELQFVLGHAGGGLRLVIISRTEPLLPLHRYRAAGEVTDVRGADLAFLPEETGVLAYRHGMRLSDEGARALTERTGGWAAGLRLCILAAQRADAPEAFFKDFEAGQSTLADFLLAEVLHAQPAETQDLLLRISILDRIHPDLANALTGRADAEPILVGLQRANAFVEAVGHSWYRLHPLFAEILRLHLRLRHPGLEPELHRRAARWLGEAGLLADALSHAADAGDWEMAATRFIDDLAIGQLLTGLETERLDSLFARMAPDASGPAADLVRAARQLARRDVERGLGYLRRAEESLRDDTHAAASAQLSCALLRVLAARLIGSAELAELAARDAEELERAVSVECLDQHPELTALMLTNLGSAQLWEGRFDAARTALSVAANTCDGPATAFPRYEALGRLALIDVLRGWPGRAEVHARGAVAEAERSGLPLASRTGVAQLVLAAVAIERDDLDAAHTHLTQAATTPVAPHDPIVTAGLAILWSRLLLAEGDPRAALEALDGWGGPPTAVRPSPWVTARIALAASAAHLADGHPDAALEVLREQQAAGPESVLAAARVRLATGDGEKVLDLVGELPPGQGEGPAITVRALLARAQATDVLGDGVRAQRLAAEALFMARPEQLRRPFLESGPWLKQLLHRRPGLTRGHDWLPADLMGHAADSHASEPVPLLEPLSEREHEVLEQLAQMMSTEEIAVGLFLSVNTVKTHLKSIYRKLAVTRRGEAVRRAREAGLL, encoded by the coding sequence GTGACGCTGGTCAACGGGTCCGCGGGAGCGGGCAAGACGTTGCTGGTCGCCGACTGGATCGTGGCGTCCGATCCGCCGGAGAACGTGGCGTGGTTGACCGTGGAGTCGGAGGACAACGGACCCGGCATCTTCTGGACCTATGTGCTGGAGGCCATGCGGCATCACGGCCTCGACCTGCCCGACGACGTCGGCAGCCCGGCCCGGCCCGGCGAGGTGGACCATTCCCTGCTGGCCCGTGTCGCCGCCCATCTGAGCGCGAGTCGGGAGGCCGTGATCCTCGTTCTCGACGAGTTCGACCGCGTGGCAGGCTCGGTGGAGATCGCGGATGAACTCCAGTTCGTGCTCGGCCACGCGGGTGGCGGGCTCCGCCTGGTGATCATCAGCCGTACGGAACCGCTACTGCCGCTGCATCGCTATCGGGCGGCGGGTGAGGTCACGGACGTCCGTGGCGCCGACCTGGCGTTCCTGCCCGAGGAGACGGGCGTTCTGGCGTATCGCCACGGTATGCGGCTGTCGGACGAGGGTGCCCGTGCGTTGACGGAGCGGACCGGGGGCTGGGCCGCGGGGTTGCGGCTGTGCATCCTGGCCGCGCAGCGGGCCGACGCCCCGGAAGCCTTCTTCAAGGACTTCGAGGCAGGTCAGAGCACCCTCGCCGATTTCCTGCTCGCCGAAGTGCTGCACGCGCAGCCCGCCGAGACCCAGGATCTCCTGCTGCGTATCAGCATCCTTGACCGGATCCACCCCGATCTGGCCAATGCGCTCACGGGGCGGGCGGACGCGGAACCGATTCTGGTGGGGTTGCAGCGGGCGAACGCGTTCGTCGAGGCCGTCGGTCACTCGTGGTACCGGCTCCACCCGCTGTTCGCCGAGATCCTGCGGCTGCATCTCCGTCTCCGCCACCCGGGGCTCGAACCCGAGCTGCATCGGAGAGCCGCCCGGTGGCTGGGCGAGGCCGGCCTGCTCGCCGATGCCCTGTCGCATGCGGCGGACGCGGGCGACTGGGAGATGGCCGCGACCCGTTTCATCGACGATCTCGCGATCGGGCAGTTGCTCACAGGGCTGGAGACCGAGCGCCTCGACAGCCTCTTCGCCCGGATGGCGCCGGATGCCTCCGGACCGGCCGCGGACCTCGTGCGTGCCGCGCGTCAACTGGCCCGCAGGGACGTCGAGCGCGGCCTCGGATACCTGCGGCGTGCTGAGGAGAGTCTGCGGGACGACACCCACGCCGCCGCGTCGGCGCAGCTCAGCTGCGCGCTGCTGCGTGTCCTGGCGGCCAGGCTGATCGGTTCGGCCGAGCTGGCCGAGCTGGCCGCCAGGGACGCGGAAGAGCTGGAGCGGGCCGTCTCCGTCGAGTGTCTGGATCAGCATCCGGAGCTCACCGCTCTGATGCTCACGAATCTCGGTTCCGCGCAGCTGTGGGAGGGGCGCTTCGATGCCGCCCGGACGGCCCTGTCCGTCGCCGCGAACACCTGCGACGGGCCGGCCACCGCCTTCCCGAGGTACGAGGCTCTGGGCCGGCTGGCCCTGATCGACGTGCTGCGGGGTTGGCCCGGACGTGCCGAGGTACATGCCCGGGGTGCGGTGGCCGAGGCGGAGCGTTCCGGGCTGCCTCTCGCCTCCCGCACGGGGGTCGCACAGCTCGTGCTGGCCGCCGTGGCCATCGAACGCGACGATCTCGACGCGGCACACACCCATCTCACGCAGGCGGCCACCACTCCCGTGGCTCCGCACGACCCGATCGTGACCGCGGGCCTGGCGATCCTGTGGTCACGTCTCCTGCTGGCCGAAGGCGATCCGCGGGCCGCGCTGGAGGCTCTGGACGGGTGGGGAGGGCCGCCGACCGCGGTGCGGCCCTCCCCGTGGGTGACGGCCCGGATCGCCCTCGCCGCGTCTGCCGCGCATCTCGCCGACGGTCACCCCGATGCCGCCCTGGAGGTGCTGCGGGAGCAACAGGCCGCCGGGCCGGAGAGTGTCCTGGCCGCCGCCCGGGTCCGGCTTGCCACGGGGGACGGCGAAAAGGTGCTCGACCTGGTCGGCGAGCTCCCCCCGGGGCAGGGCGAAGGGCCCGCCATCACCGTGCGGGCGTTGCTGGCGCGGGCGCAGGCCACCGACGTACTGGGCGACGGCGTCCGCGCGCAGCGGCTGGCGGCCGAGGCTCTGTTCATGGCCCGGCCGGAACAACTGAGGCGGCCCTTCCTGGAGTCCGGTCCCTGGCTCAAGCAGTTGCTGCACCGCCGACCCGGCCTGACACGGGGCCACGACTGGCTGCCGGCCGACCTCATGGGACACGCGGCGGACTCCCACGCGAGCGAGCCCGTCCCCCTGCTCGAACCTCTCAGCGAGCGCGAGCACGAGGTACTGGAACAGCTGGCGCAGATGATGTCGACGGAGGAGATCGCAGTCGGTCTCTTCCTGTCGGTCAACACCGTCAAGACCCACTTGAAGAGCATCTACCGCAAGCTCGCCGTTACGCGACGCGGGGAGGCAGTCCGACGGGCCCGGGAAGCGGGCCTCTTGTGA
- a CDS encoding DNA polymerase III subunit delta', with product MAVWDDLVGQERVQEQLGAAARDADVLVTAERSGLPRPEASKMTHAWLFTGPPGSGGPTAARAFAAALQCVSPDRALGGLPGCGFCDGCHTALIGTHADVTVVTTEGITIGVKQTRELVRGAQMSPSGGRWQVIIVEDADRFTEQAANAVLKAVEEPAPRTVWLLCAPSLEDVLPTIKSRCRHLTLRTPPVEAVADVLIRRDGIEPEAAYAAARATQGHIGRARRLATDAAARARRAAVLKVPLRVDDVGGCLKAAQELVDTAAEDAKQVAEEVDVKETEDLKAAMGGVAGGRMPRGTAGVMKELEDKQKRRKTRTQRDSLDLALTELTGFYRDVLALQLGTKVAIANEDVRDAVDRIARSSGPERTLRRIESILACREALDRNVAPLLAVESMTLALRAG from the coding sequence ATGGCCGTATGGGACGACCTGGTGGGCCAGGAGCGGGTGCAGGAGCAGCTGGGTGCCGCGGCCCGGGATGCCGATGTGCTGGTCACCGCCGAGCGTTCCGGGCTGCCGCGCCCCGAGGCGTCGAAGATGACGCATGCCTGGTTGTTCACCGGGCCCCCCGGTTCCGGCGGCCCCACCGCCGCCCGTGCCTTCGCCGCGGCGCTCCAGTGCGTCAGCCCCGACCGCGCGCTCGGCGGCCTGCCGGGCTGCGGCTTCTGTGACGGATGCCATACGGCTCTGATCGGTACGCACGCCGATGTCACGGTCGTCACCACCGAGGGCATCACCATCGGCGTCAAGCAGACCCGTGAGCTGGTCCGCGGGGCCCAGATGTCGCCGTCCGGCGGCCGCTGGCAGGTGATCATCGTCGAGGACGCCGACCGGTTCACCGAGCAGGCGGCCAATGCCGTCCTGAAGGCCGTCGAGGAGCCCGCCCCGCGCACGGTCTGGCTGCTCTGCGCGCCCTCTCTTGAGGACGTGCTCCCCACCATCAAGTCCCGCTGCCGCCACCTCACCCTGCGCACCCCGCCGGTCGAGGCGGTCGCCGACGTCCTGATACGGCGCGACGGCATCGAGCCGGAGGCCGCGTATGCCGCGGCGCGCGCCACCCAGGGCCACATCGGCCGGGCCCGCCGGCTGGCCACCGACGCCGCGGCACGGGCCAGGCGCGCCGCCGTCCTGAAGGTGCCGCTGCGGGTCGACGACGTCGGCGGCTGCCTCAAAGCCGCGCAGGAGCTGGTCGACACCGCGGCCGAGGACGCCAAGCAGGTGGCCGAGGAGGTCGACGTCAAGGAGACCGAGGACCTCAAGGCCGCGATGGGCGGGGTCGCCGGTGGTCGTATGCCGCGCGGCACCGCCGGGGTGATGAAGGAGCTGGAGGACAAGCAGAAGCGCCGCAAGACCCGTACCCAGCGCGACAGTCTGGATCTCGCGCTGACCGAACTGACCGGCTTCTACCGCGACGTCCTCGCCCTGCAACTGGGCACGAAGGTGGCGATCGCCAACGAGGACGTACGGGACGCGGTGGACCGGATCGCCCGGTCGTCCGGCCCCGAGCGCACCCTGCGCCGGATCGAGTCGATCCTGGCCTGCCGCGAAGCCCTGGACCGCAACGTGGCTCCGCTCCTGGCGGTGGAGTCCATGACGCTGGCCCTGCGAGCGGGCTGA